The proteins below come from a single Pieris brassicae chromosome 1, ilPieBrab1.1, whole genome shotgun sequence genomic window:
- the LOC123714284 gene encoding vesicle-trafficking protein SEC22b — protein sequence MVLMTMIARVVDGLPLAATMQEDDQSGCNILEYQNQAKMLFRKLSPQSPTRCSIETGPYLFHYLIENEICYLVLCERNYSKRLAFSYLEEIAQEFYLQYGKRVNTVTRPYTFIEFDTWMQRTRKQYAEGGARARRAAGGAAAAQLGGQLGDVQRIMMQNIDDVLQRGAILSELDTKTQNLSMMSQKYKKDATYLNTKSMLVKATAGAVVLLVFVLYFWIL from the exons ATGGTGTTAATGACAATGATAGCGCGAGTGGTCGATGGCTTACCTCTAGCAGCAACTATGCAAGAAGATGACCAG AGTGGCTGTAATATTTTGGAGTATCAGAACCAGGCCAAAATGCTGTTTAGAAAGTTAAGTCCACAATCACCCACCCGTTGCTCCATAGAAACAGGGCCTTATCTATTTCA ctaTTTGATAGAGAATGAAATCTGTTATCTTGTGCTGTGTGAGAGAAACTACAGTAAGCGACTTGCCTTTAGTTACTTAGAAGAAATTGCACAAGAGTTCTATTTACAGTACGGAAAGAGG GTAAACACTGTGACCCGACCTTATACATTTATTGAGTTCGATACGTGGATGCAGCGCACACGTAAACAATACGCCGAGGGCGGAGCCCGAGCTCGGCGAGCAGCAGGGGGTGCTGCTGCTGCTCAACTTGGTGGTCAGTTAGGAGATGTACAGAGAATTATGATGCAAAACATTGATGATGTCTTGCAGCGAGGGGCAATATTATCAg AACTAGACACAAAGACACAAAATCTCTCAATGATGTctcaaaaatataagaaagatGCGACATACCTCAACACCAAATCTATGTTAGTAAAGGCCACTGCTGGGGCTGTGGTGTTGCTGGTATTTGTCTTGTACTTCTGGATACTTTAG